The window GTGACCATGTTCGGTTTTTGTATGTGCTGAACTCATCTCTCTTCCTTATTTAATGGATTTGATATATTCAATTAAGTTGGCAACGTCTTCATCAGACAATTGGCCTTGGAATAACGGCATGGCTGCTGGGTAAGTTTCTACAATTTTTGCAGAAGATACCAAGATGGATTCGCGAAGGTAATTTTCATCCGCCTTAGCTTTGGTTCCATCAGCAAACTTACGCTCCGATCCAAAAAGACCTTTCATTGTTGGTCCAACAACTCGGGATCCATCAATGGAGTGACAAGAAGCGCAAGCTTTTTGGGCAAACAAAACTTTCCCTAAGTCAGCAGGAGAGTCCGCACCTTTTTTCTCAGCATGGTACCAAGCCGCATATTCTTCAGAAGGGATCGCTTTGATTTTGATCATCATTCCGGAGTGTTTGGTTCCGCAATATTCTGTACAAAAAACGATGTATTCTCCTGGTTGTTTTGGCTCAAACCAAAGTTGAGTGAGTTTTCCTGGAACCGCATCTTGTTTGGTTCGGAAAGCCGGAACATAAAAACTATGGATGACGTCTTTCGAAGTGAGAATGAGTTTCGTTGCTTTTCCAGCAGGAACAATCATTGGATCATTTGCTGAACTATAGAACTCTTTTCCATTCGCATAACGGTACGTCCATGCCCACTGTTCTGCAGTGACATGAATTTCTGCCGCCACGTCTTCTGGTGGGGTTCTCAGTTTTTCAAAAATAACCATACCCCAATAGAAAATTCCCATCATGATGACGAGAGGGATAAAGGACCAAAGGAACTCTGCAAAATTATTGTGAGTAATGTATGCGGATTTCTGGTCTACACTTGTACGTTTGAACTTGATGAGGAACCATGTCATTCCACCAATCAAGATGACAAACGAAACAAGGCTTGCGATGATCAGAAATGCATAGAGAAGATCGACTTCTTTTGCGATTTCAGTGGCCTGGATAGGCATGAACGAGGTCGCTGGAATGAGACTGCTCCAAGACATCTATGTGACTCCTTGACGGTTGTTATTTGTTATTTTTCGCCAGTTTATGTATAAAAACGCACCGAGAAGGAGTAAGGTGACCGCCCCCCCGAATTGCATCATCCTGTATGCGTATATCGTATATTTATTTTTTCTAGGATCAAATTGAAAGCAAAATAAAGCAAACTTGTCCACAAAACTCCCAATCTTACCAGAAGATGCCTCAAGGAAGGCAAATTTTAAATCCCTTGGTTCGAGTTGGATGCCTTGGAAGATCCGAGACACTCTCCCATCGGGAGTCAAAACATACACACCACTTGCATGGATGTATTGTTTGGCTTCGCCGTCCCAAGCATAACGAAAATCCAATTGTTTGGTGAGTGCATCAATGGATTCTTGTGAGCCTGTGAGTAAATGGAGGCCTGAATCTGCTCCCACTCTGCCGTATTCCTTCAAATAAGCCCCTTTTTTGGGAAACGAAATGGATTCGTTTTCTTTTGGATCGATGGATACCGCAATGTATTGGTATTCTTTGCCGAGTGACCAATCCAAATCCTTTAAACTTTTGAAGACACCATTGAGGTGAAAGTTACAAAGGGTGGGGCATTTAAAATAAACGGGAGAGAGAAGGACTGGTTTCCCTGCTGCGAGAAAATCAGAAAAGAGAACTTCTTTGCCCGATTCATCTCGAAAAGGAATGTTGAGTTGCAACGTTTTGCCTGTAACATCCGAAAATCCAATGTTTTCCAATTCCTTAGGGAGTTTGTTTTCCCTTGTCAAGTTGGAGTGTGGGTCATACGCAGACACAGACTCGATGACAAGAAAGAAACAAAAACAAATGAAAATGCGGATGTTCACGTAATTTGGTTGTTACCCTATTTGGATTGAACGCTTTTGTTTTCCATTCCTGGGTTTTCCGGTGTTCCCGGGTGGACAAAGGAAATGTACGCGAAGAAAAGAATGTTGAGAGCAAGTGTGACAAGGAAAGTCCAATAGCCACCCTTATTATAAAGGTCTGTGTTTTGCATAATCTTACCTGATATAGTCTATACGAAAAACTGCTCTTTTTATCCAACAATTTTTAAAAGATGCAAGATTAATTTTATTTTCCCCAAACCCAGATCACAAAACCTGGAGGAAACAGATAGACGTATGACACTCAAACGTTTTTACACCATTCTTTCCGCGATGATCCTACTCAATCTTCTCTATGGACCGCTCGTTCGGGCCACAGATTCGGGACTGGCATGCCCTGATTGGCCTTTGTGTCATGGGAAGTTTGTGCCAGAGTTTACCTTCCAGATCTTTATGGAAGTGGGGCATCGTTATTATTCTGGAATTTTAGGAATCCTTGTGGGGATCGGTTTTATATGGATTCTAAAAAATCCAGAGACTCGGAAATCGTTAGGAGTTCCTGCAAGTCTTTCACTATTATTTCTCATTTCTCAAGTGATTCTTGGTGGTTTGACTGTTACCAAACTCCTCCACCCAACAACCGTTAACCTACATTTACTCAATGCAGTGTTATTATTATCAGCATGTGTCACGATTCGATTACAATTATCGGAAACATCTTCCCAAACGGAATTTTTATGGAACCAAGACGGAAAGTATTATTTTCTCATTGTACTCTTAGCTGTTTTGTATCAATTGTTTCTCGGTGGGAAAGTGAGTTCCCATTATGCAGGTCTTGCTTGTCCCGATTTCCCTACTTGCCATGGGGAATGGTTTCCTTCGATGGTAGGAACCATACGATTCCACATGGAACATAGGCTTTTTGGGTATCTTGTCACCCTACTCGTTTTATCCTTATCCGCTTATGCCATCCTCACTTTAAAAAATCAAAAAGTGAAACAGTATTTAAAAATCGCTGGTTATCTCGTATCGTTTCAAATCTTTTTGGGTGCGATGAACGTATTGTATCATTTACCAAAACTTGTGACTGGCCTCCATACCTTAAATGGGGTTTTAGTTTTTTTGTTTTGTTATATGGCCGCATTTTACCATTTTCGTTCTGACAAAAAGGGTGTTCGTTGATGTTCCGCTTATGGAACCAACTCACAAAACCTAGGGTCACAGTGCTTGTATTGGCCACTGTACTGCCTGGAATGTACCTTGGAACCACAGGATACCCGAGCTTAACTGTCATCTCCATCACTTTATTTGGGACTTATCTTATGAGTTCTGCTTCTTTTATCCTCAACCAATACATTGAGAGAGAAAGAGATGCTGTCATGTACAGAACCAAACAAAGACCAATCCCTGCAGGTGAAATTTCTCCCACATTTGCGTTATTACTGGGAATTGTAGTCGCAATCGTTTCGTTTGGAATCCTCACTTATTTCATCAACCTGCTAACGGCCGTTTGTGCACTTGCGGCACTTTTACTCTATGTATTTTTATACACCATCTGGTTAAAACCTAGAACAGAACAAAACATTGTGATTGGTGGAATCTCAGGTTGTATCGGACCACTCATCGGGTATGCTGCCATGGCGAATGCACTTCCGATGCAAGCGTGGGTCATGTTCCTCATGATCTTTCTTTGGACACCAGCTCATTTTTGGGCCCTTGCGATTTTCCTAAAAGATGATTATGAATTTGCAGGGATCCCAATGATGCCTGTTGTCTCTGGAATAGAAAAAACGGTGAACCAAATTTTTCTGTATGCCATTGCGTATTCATTGTCTGTGATTGGGTTTTATTTTGTCGATGACCGTATGGGCTATTTATTTTTACTTTCTGCGATTGTCCTAACGGTTCTCATCCTTGGATTTGCCTATCGATTAAAACTATCGATGGACAAAGTGCTTGCGAAGCGATTTTTCTTTTTTAGCATTTTACACTTATTCCTCGTGAGCATTGCCATCGTCATCGATTCCAAAATTTAGGTTTTTTGATTGATTTGGGTAAGGAATTCTGTTTTCCTTTTGCCCATGAGTGTACTTGCGCGTTATTTCTCAAAATCTGATTTAGATGAAATCAAATCTGCCGTTGGAGAAGCCGAATCCAAAACGTCTGCAGAAATTGTCCCTTTTTTTGCTGAGTCATCCCATCATTATCGCGAATGGGCTTGGTTTGGAGCCTTTCTTTTGGGTGGCCTAACTGGCATTAGTTTTTATACAGCTCAAAATGTTTATGGGCTTGTCTGGGGAAATGAATCCTTATTTGCCGTTTTATCTGTCTGGGCAGGTGCAATTATTGGACTTGGAATTTTCACATTATTCCCAAAACTCCGAATCCTTCTTGTACCTAGAAACGCCAAACAATACTTTGTCGAGCTTAGGACAAAGGAAGCGTTTTTAGACGAAGAAGTTTTCCGTACTAAAAATAGAACAGGTATTTTGATCTATATTTCTCTATTCGAACACTTTGTTCGCGTTTATCCAGACAAAGAAATTGCAAGGGTGGTTCCAAAATCGGAATGGAATGAGGCAGTCAGGCTTATCGTTCTTGGAATGAAGTCCGGAAAAAAGAAGGAAGGCATTGTTGCAAGTATCCTCTTCTGTGGTGATTTACTCAAGCAGTACAATATCCATGTGGAAAAGGATGATAAAAATGAAATCTCCAATGAAATTCGAGACGGTGGGAAATTGATGTAATGAAAATGAATATCGAAACATCAAATTCAACCTCTTTGCTCAGACAAAATTTTATGTTTGTATTCGTACTTTTCACTTCTCTATGTTGTTTCTTGATTCCAATGTTTGGATATCCAGTTCCAAAACTGGAACGAAGGGTGATGGACCATGCTGGGATTTTATCTGAAGCCACCGTTACACAATTAGAATCCAATCTAAAACAGTTTGAAGCAGAAACTAGCAATCAAATTGCCGTGTACACCACTCCCAGTTTGCAGGACGAAACCATCGAAGGAGTGGCAATCGAAATCTTTGATGAATGGAAATTAGGACAAAAATCCAAAAACAATGGAATTTTGCTCATCATCGCCCCTAACGAACGTAAAATGAGAATTGAAGTGGGCCGAGGTCTCGAAGGGGCATTGACAGACATCCAAGCCAAACAAATCATTCGGAACGAACTCAGACCCAGTTTCAAATCTGGCGATATGGATGGTGGAGTGACTGCTGGAGTGAATGCGATTATGGCCACCATACGCGGAGAATACGCTCCTTCTGAAGATGATGTCCAAACGACAGGCCGTGATACGGCTTCCGATGTGATCCCATCCGGGATTGTCGGCGGGATTTTCACATTTATTTCCCTCTTCATACCATCGTTTGGTGGTGTGATTTTTACGATCATTGGTCTTATAGTCATTTTACCTTTGTTAACCTTTATCTTTGGTGGGACCTTTGGGTTAATCGCTGCCATCATTTTATTCGTGATCATCATGTTTCTCAGGCGCAAACTGGGCCATGGCCTTGGCGGTGGCAGTGGATATGATGGAAGTGGGTATTACGGAGGATGGTCTTCAGGTGGAGACTCATGGTCATCAAGTGATTCCAGTGATAGTTGGTCTGGAGGTGGAGGTGATTCCGGCGGAGGTGGATCTTCGGGGGATTGGTAATCTTTATTTCAATTAGGCCAATTTATGTGAACATCTGCGATACCATACCATTCCCGTCGCAAATAGGATAGGAATGGTAGCAAAACTTTCTTTTTAATTATGTGATTTCAATCACGATCAAAGTGGAATCATCCTTCCATGTGGTTTTATTCATTTTCTGGAAAAGCATGGTTTGGATGGATGGAATGATTTCTTGGAACGGTAACTCATTTGTACTTTGGATTGTCTGCATAAGGTCATCCCAAGCCTGCATCCCATCTGCCTCATTCAATTCTTCAAAGAGTCCGTCTGTAAAAAGAAAAATCCGGTCTCCCGATTCCACTTTGGATTCAAAGATTCCATAACGATAATGTTCCAAAATACCAATGATTGGGCCTGTATTTTCTACAATGAGTGATTCGTTATTTTTTTTCAGAATGATTTGATTTTGAACACCACCTCCCGCATAACGAAGGATATTTTGGTGAAAATCAAAATCCATCACAAGAGCTGGAAAATAAATTTGTAAATCAGCATTTTTATCATAAAAATGTTGGTTCATATAAAACAAAAGATCATTGGGTCGCATTGCCACAGCGGACACTCTTTCAAATTCCGATTGGATCATCATGGAATACAAAGCGGCTTGTAATCCGTGTCCAGTAGCATCTCCCAAAAAAAACCGATAATAAAAATCTTGGATTCTTTTCACAAAAAAGATATCACCACCCACATCTGCAGTTGGTTTGTACAAAATATCCACACGCAAATGTGGTTCCATTTCGGGTACTTTGGTTACACTTTGGATGATAGATTTGGCAAGTTTCATATCCTTGGTGATTTGATCCAATTTGCTTTGTAATTCGATGGTTTTTTCTTTGACCCTAGTTTCGAGTCGTTCATTTAAAATCGTAATTTGATTTTGGACTTTTTGAAGGGTTTGGTTTTTTTCGGATAGTTCTATTGCGAGATTTTCCGCATCCACAAATCCTTTTGAAAAATTGCGGGCGATGTATATTGACTGAACAAAAAACATCATAAAAATGCCAAAATGAATTGTGAGAGGTGAATTGATGATGAGATTGTTTACCAAAATATCATTCACAAAACTAGCCACAAATACAATAAAACTAATGAGAAAAATAAGCGAACCCGGTTGTGAATCTCGGATGGCTCTTGATAAAACAAGTAGTGTATAAATGGCACCAAGTAAGGTGAAAATTTGAAATGGCACCATCAAATACGTATAAAACGATGATCTCGTCAGCAATACGATGCAACAAAAAGCATATCCTACATACTTAAGTAATTCATATACCCTTCTTGAAAAATATGGTTTGAATAATAAATACACATATTTTGCAAATATTGGAGTGATAAAGAAAAAGCTGAGATAACTTAGTTTTAGGTGGATTTCCCAAGGTAGGTCAGGAATTACTTGCACTAAATATTTGTTACCAGTGATAAACACTCGTAAGGCGACAAGAATACAGGTGAGAGCAAACCAATATGTAAATGGATCTTTTTTTCGATTCCAATAAAGAAAGATATGATACAATCCCATAAATAAGATACTACCCACGAGTAACATATCTCTTAAGATTTGAAATTCGTATTGTTTATGGATATCGGAGGTTCTACCTAAGATGATGACCTGTGCTGGACCACCTTTTCTATGATGGTAGTTGGAAATTTGTAATAAAAATGAAGTTTGGTTTTCTTTCGGTATAAAATCAATGATCTGTGGTCTGTATTCGGGGATCCCTGATTGATAGGAAGTGGAAACATATCCATTGGATGCAAGTCTCTCTCCATCAACGAACAATATATAGGCGGATTCCATTTCTGGAACTTTGATCGAAAGTGGAATCCCTTTTAATCCATGTAATAATTCTACATGAAAGGTCCCATAACCATCACCTGCCAAAAATCCTTTTTCTAAAAATGACTTTGTCCAAACGCCTGGAACTGTAAAATAGAGAGGCTCACGTATGGATTTGATTTCAGTTAGTTCTGAGGGCGAAAACAACATCCCTGGGTAATATTCCCAATCACCAACAATAGGAATGATTTGGTTGTTTTGAGCTAAATATGAAACGGCAGTTAAGTGCCCTTTCTCCGCAACTGGCGGTACTTCTGCCACTGAACATGTCAAAAGTACCAAACTCCAAAGGAATGTGATCCAACGGAGATAATGTTTCACGATTCCTTCGTATCCTCTAGAGACGGTTGGCGATAGGAATGTACTTTCTTTGGTTTTCGCCCACATAAATTTGTTTTGGACGAACTTTTGAGAAATCCCCTTTCATTCTTTGTTCTCTCCAATGGGCAAGCCATCCAGGAAGCCTTCCAATCACTTGCATGACTGAGAACATGTTTTTAGGAATTCCCAAGGTGTGGAACACCAAACCAGAATAATATTCTAAGTTAGGGTACAAAAGATTCTCCATAAAGTATGAATCGTTCCAAACCACTTCATCGATTTGAAGGGCGATGTCTTCGACAGGACTCAATTTTCGATCCTTATAAAAATCTTTGATGATTTCACGAGCGACTTGTGCTCTTGGACTGACGACATCGTATGCTTTTTGTCCAAATCCATTGGTGCGGATCGTAAGCCCTCCCCGTTTGAATCTTTCAAAGTAATCTTTCACAGGAGTTTTTGTTTTGATGATGTCTTCGATGAGTCCAATCGCAGCTGTTGGCCTTCCCCCTTCTCTTGCACCCCACTGCGCCATAATTCCAGCCGAGATCGAAGCAAACAAATTCGCTTGAGTCGAACCTACTACTTGTACGGCGGTATTGGATACATTTTGTTCGTGGTCGGCATGTAAGATCCACATTTGGTTTAAAATACGATCAAATTCTTCCGGAACATTGTAGTTGTCTGCAGGAAGTTTGTGCATCATGTATAAAAAATTTGTGCAGTATGGATTTTTATCGAGAGGGTAAACAAAAGGATGGCCTACAGCATGTTTGTAAGTGAATGCTGCAATCGTACGAATTTTTGCAAGTAATCTGGCAATTAAATCCACTCCCATATCCAACTTCTCTTCGTATTCTTCTAAATAATAACTAGATAATGATGTTACCATTACAGATAAAACAGCAAGTGGGTTAGCCACTCCTGGAAAACCATCAAAAAGATTTAACATATCTTCGTGGATCATGGAGTGTTTTGAGAGGCGACTAGAAAAATCACTTAACTCTTGTTTTGTGGGGAGGTTACCATAAATTAATAAAAATGATGTTTCAACAAAAGTAGATTGGTATGCTAATTCTTTTAGGTCATAACCACGGTATGTGAGTTCTCCCTTTTCAGGATCACGTCTTGATACTTTTGATAAACCAAGGGCAGTATTAAAAAGTCCAGGGTCAACAGTAACAAGCCCTGTTTTGCGGTAAAATTCAGTAAGGTCGATACCTTCTTTTCCATCAGTACCTGTAATTACTGGAAGTTTGTATGTTTTACCTTTGATGTGGATTTCCACTTCACTCATGAAAAGACCTCTCTCCCTCCTATCTTATCAAACGTAAGTTAGGAATCTAGAAGAATTTACACTTGGGCGAGAGCAGAATGAAGGGAATCGTGGATGAGAACAAAATCAGTTAGGCCCACAATGTCCATGACCTTACGGAAATGGGTATTGAGTCCGGCAAATTCAATTTTACCTTGGTTCTCAGATGATTTTGTAATCAAACTAATGAGGGTGGCAATGCCAGCTGAGTTGATGTACGAGGTTTCCGAAAAGTTCAGGATCACACGAGACCGTTTGTCCTGTGGGATCGATTCGTAGGATTGCACAATTTCTTCTTCGGCTTCGGATGTGATTTCGCCAGAAATATGGATCACAGGGAGGTTTCCCCCATTCTCAAATCCCAATCGAATCTTAAACTCTTCCATCATTAGCCTCCAGGGAATTCCACTAAGAACGAGGGTCAACTAAAATTAGGATTTCGATTTTCTTTCTTCTTTTGTCATCCGGCCAAAGGGCTGTTTGCACTTTCGGCAGACAAAATAAACGTCCGTCGGTGTAGCAGATATCCCGACAAGTCCCATGGCAATCATCCCCCAAGCGGAATATTTCACAACCTTACGGGCGTTCTCGTCTCCGCGCGTGGTTCCGCAATCACAGGTGGGTCTGTCAGCTTTTTTAATGATTTGGTTCATAAAGGAAGGATTTCGGTTCCGCCAAAAAAACGGAACCGAAATTAGGCAATTTAATTTTTAGAAAGGTGTTCTACGTATTTTGCAAGGATTTTGATGTTATCGTCACCTAAATGGCCATATGCCACCATAGGGGATCCTTTGATTCCTTCTTTCAAAGTTTTTGTCACGCCAGCAATTGAGTTTCCATTTTTCCACTCAGAAGCAGGAGACTTGTAGTTTCTTGGTTTTGGGTTGAGAGCAGCAGCAGCAGCACCATCACCAGCCCCTTTTTCGCCGTGGCAAGAAGAACAATTTTGGAGGTATAATTCTTCTCCCTTCGCTAAGTCAGGATCGGCACTAGCACTGGATTCTTGCACAGCAGGTGCTTCTTCTTTTGGTTTGGAGTCGCCACAAGCCACCATCACAAATGCGAAGGAGACAGCGAGTAGAGAGACTAATACTTTTTTTGAGTTCATTTCTTACTCCGAGATAAGGTTGAACCCAGTCTCTTACCCTTCTCATCTTTTGAAAAGAAGAAATCAGTTTTTTTCCAAAAGATTTGAGAGCGCTTCGTTTAAATTTTGAAACTGAAACTCATATCCTGATTGTAACAATCGTTCTGGAACAACATATTGCCCTTTTGTTACCACCACACTTCCTTCACCAAATAACGCTTGTATAGCGAATGTAGGGACTTTGAAAAGATTCGGACGATTCAAGGTTTTTGCCAATTGTTTTGAAAATTCAGCGTTACTTGTTGGGTTAGGAGACACTAAGTTGTAGGCTCCTTGGGAAGTAGAAGAAGTCATTAAATGTAAGGTTGCATTGATAAAATCTAAGATATGGATCCAACTCATCCCTTGCGTTCCAGATGCAATTGAACCTCCAACTCCTAATAAAAATGGAGGGATCATTTTTTCTAATGCCCCACCTTTTGGAGAAAGGACAATCCCTGTTCGAAGTAATATGGTCCGAATTCCTAATGGCAAAAGGGGATTTGTTTGGTTTTCCCAATCCACACAAAGTTTCGCCAAAAAATCATCTCCGGGTGGCGAAGTTTCCGTATAGGACTGATGGATGGTTTCGGACATTCCATAGTAACCTACAGCACTTGCATTGATAAAAACTTTTGGTGGGTTTTTTAAATCTTGGATACGAGCGACAAGTCCTCTCGTGAACTCAATCCGAGAAGTAGAAATTAATTGTTTTCGTTCTTCTGTCCACCTAACACCCGCAATAGGCTCTCCAACTAAATTGATGATGGCGTCGAGGTTTTCTAAATCGGAGGATTGTGGTAGAAGGCATGTGACAAATTCAATCTCAGGAAATGAGGAAAGTGATTTGGGGAGTGATGTTTGGCGCGAAAATACTCGGAAGCGATGGCCTTTTTGTATCGCCGTTTGAATCAAAGACTTTCCAATGAGGCCTGTTCCGCCTAAAATTCCTATTTTCATGATGACTCCGATGTATGGTGTAAATAAAAAAAGAAGTAGCCCATTTTCGCATTCAGCATAAGTTTTTCTTTCTATGAGACCTGTGATTGTATTACCGATTTTCTTTGCCCTAGTTTTTATTTTGTTTGGAAACTACTTCTTATTTTCCGGAACGAACAAAAAAATCGAAAGTTACAAAGAAAATCCACCATTTCGCATTGAAGATGCAACGGCATCCACTGGGCTTTCGCATTTATTAGACAAAAATCCTTCCACAGTTTGGAGAAAGATTCGAATCTCACAAGTGGATTTTGATTTTTTCTTGGAAATGCAACTCTCCCATGTGTGGGATGGAAACGGATTCCAACCCAGAAAATTTGAATCACTTGTCATTGAATCCTGTCCAGGGGAAACATTACCTCCGTTTCGTCTCCGTTTTTTACTACGCGAAAGCATCAATGTGGACAAAGAACTTAGGATGCCTAAGGATCAAATGGTTTTTATTTTCCAATCCAAGGAAATTGGGAAAAAACAAATTTCCATCCCGCTGAACCAACTCCCTAAATTCCAAAAAGAAAACGAATACCCAAACAATATTTTTATCCTGACACCTGAGTTCAAAATAGAAACAGAAACTGGTTGTATTGCGGATGTAACATTAAAGGAAGTTTTATGACAAATTTTCCGAATAAACTTTCTTCCTCTCCCACTTTACCACCAAACAAAGGGAAGGAGAAAAAATTTGATATTTCCAATATTTTAGAAGATGGCCCTCTCCCCTTAACAAAAAATTCGAACCAAATCAATGATATGGATGAAAAGTTAAGGAAAGCATATTTTTGGATTACTAATTTTGCGATCATCAATCCATTTTATGACATTGAATACAATGACACACCTCCACTGAAATTTACAATTGGGGATTCTAAATCAACCATCACACTCCCATCTGCTCAAAGTTATTCGAGTTTTGTTTTACTTCCGTTGTTATCTCTCATCGTCAAAGGAAAATGTTTGTTAGTGGGAGGTCCTGGACGAGGAAAAACAGCATCTGCAATTTTAATGGGTATCCTTGCAGGTTATTCCATCAAAGAAATCAAACGCTCCATCCAACATGGTCAACCTCAAATGACAATCACTGACTTACTCGGTAATCCGCTACCAAGTGATATGATGCAGGCCAAGTCTATGGACGAAATTAAAATTGCTTGGCGCAAATGGCTTGGCATGCAAGTAAAAATCATCGATGAATACAATCGGATTCCCACAAGGACACAGTCGGCACTTCTTACCATTATGGGTGATAATTATGCAGAAATTTATGACCAAATTTTTGAATGCCCAGAGGCCGCATGGTATTTAACTGCCAATGATGATGCCGGAGGTGGAACTTACCAAGTCATCGAAGCGCTTCGGGATCGGATTGATGTGGTTGTCAAAGCACCTCACTTTAACACACGTTTCATAAAAGATTTGATCCAAAGGGTCGAAGAAGGATACAAACCTGAATCACTTGTACCTAAAGAAATTATTTTTTCGGAAGAAGAGATGAAGGTTATGAGTGAACGTATCAAACAAGTTCAATTCCCAAGTGGTCTTCGTCGTCGGATGGAATTTTTTGCCTCTCAATTTGAGTTTATGGAGTATGCAGGCGAACAATTAGAATACAAAA of the Leptospira biflexa serovar Patoc strain 'Patoc 1 (Paris)' genome contains:
- a CDS encoding STAS domain-containing protein; the encoded protein is MMEEFKIRLGFENGGNLPVIHISGEITSEAEEEIVQSYESIPQDKRSRVILNFSETSYINSAGIATLISLITKSSENQGKIEFAGLNTHFRKVMDIVGLTDFVLIHDSLHSALAQV
- a CDS encoding c-type cytochrome; this encodes MNSKKVLVSLLAVSFAFVMVACGDSKPKEEAPAVQESSASADPDLAKGEELYLQNCSSCHGEKGAGDGAAAAALNPKPRNYKSPASEWKNGNSIAGVTKTLKEGIKGSPMVAYGHLGDDNIKILAKYVEHLSKN
- a CDS encoding TIGR01777 family oxidoreductase, with translation MKIGILGGTGLIGKSLIQTAIQKGHRFRVFSRQTSLPKSLSSFPEIEFVTCLLPQSSDLENLDAIINLVGEPIAGVRWTEERKQLISTSRIEFTRGLVARIQDLKNPPKVFINASAVGYYGMSETIHQSYTETSPPGDDFLAKLCVDWENQTNPLLPLGIRTILLRTGIVLSPKGGALEKMIPPFLLGVGGSIASGTQGMSWIHILDFINATLHLMTSSTSQGAYNLVSPNPTSNAEFSKQLAKTLNRPNLFKVPTFAIQALFGEGSVVVTKGQYVVPERLLQSGYEFQFQNLNEALSNLLEKN
- a CDS encoding AAA family ATPase, whose amino-acid sequence is MTNFPNKLSSSPTLPPNKGKEKKFDISNILEDGPLPLTKNSNQINDMDEKLRKAYFWITNFAIINPFYDIEYNDTPPLKFTIGDSKSTITLPSAQSYSSFVLLPLLSLIVKGKCLLVGGPGRGKTASAILMGILAGYSIKEIKRSIQHGQPQMTITDLLGNPLPSDMMQAKSMDEIKIAWRKWLGMQVKIIDEYNRIPTRTQSALLTIMGDNYAEIYDQIFECPEAAWYLTANDDAGGGTYQVIEALRDRIDVVVKAPHFNTRFIKDLIQRVEEGYKPESLVPKEIIFSEEEMKVMSERIKQVQFPSGLRRRMEFFASQFEFMEYAGEQLEYKTKDTAKLSVADFSRLSSLETGKDKIKDIGTQTKNGLSVRAIFTCINYAKALAFFRGLNEVTLDDLSHVLPFVLHDKLVQNIDSPFFEEAENQIYRSDRVSWIRKLFTLSLSEYERLGLDKNDTIAQLSEKFESGLEGLSAKETKLRLVEIEKEIELISKQRKLYGHMFDDLLNLKYLHQRYTNYLKWVESNV